A stretch of Endozoicomonas sp. SCSIO W0465 DNA encodes these proteins:
- a CDS encoding UPF0149 family protein: MTTVSSQPGDAPVPVSFDELADLLAEQSHPSEVHGYLCGLLSAGAHPDVKQWLEQLAEQIGDQSFDEHTKQLLSQLFWHTQDELSSGSLSVTLFLPGDDESLALRTQSMGLWCQSFISGFGQGLESRKVSEMVEEVLRDFAEISLIETAEENDESEKLYVEVSEFVRLAWLNVYAEVCGLPEDSSGDDHSGQYSGNQDAAKTLH; encoded by the coding sequence ATGACGACCGTCTCTTCTCAGCCTGGTGATGCACCCGTCCCCGTATCTTTTGATGAACTGGCTGACCTGCTGGCAGAACAGAGTCATCCATCGGAGGTTCATGGTTACTTATGTGGTCTGTTATCAGCGGGGGCTCATCCTGATGTTAAGCAGTGGTTGGAGCAGCTTGCTGAGCAGATAGGTGATCAATCGTTTGATGAACATACGAAACAGTTATTAAGTCAGTTATTTTGGCATACTCAGGATGAACTTTCGTCAGGTAGCTTATCAGTAACACTATTTTTGCCCGGTGATGATGAATCGCTGGCGTTAAGAACTCAATCAATGGGATTATGGTGCCAATCTTTTATTTCCGGCTTTGGTCAAGGGCTTGAAAGCCGTAAGGTCAGTGAGATGGTGGAAGAAGTGCTCAGGGACTTTGCTGAAATCAGCCTGATAGAAACCGCAGAGGAGAATGACGAATCTGAAAAGCTGTATGTCGAAGTGAGTGAGTTTGTTCGTTTAGCCTGGCTGAATGTCTATGCAGAGGTTTGTGGGTTACCAGAGGATTCCAGTGGTGATGACCATTCTGGGCAATATTCTGGCAATCAGGACGCCGCCAAAACCCTGCACTGA
- a CDS encoding class I SAM-dependent methyltransferase, whose product MSESLYERNQQGIGFTFHNPVIYLDSWLNSWKEDNPLLDIGCGHGVNTREALVHGAQVVATDIDKPNLSKWLNDLSVTQQKALACRATKLPGNIPFEDSAFCGILCAEVFHFLANEDVIPSIRELYRILEPGGTLLLTCCSCDVAVLQTTGLSKEVRESLRKSPLTVTCQRDFLSLLAQAAKTFNCPEKTDPVLAAHELNIPGRDFCFFSSEQLGLLIENAGFIIEVCEQGEAPHYPVWSHGDQDQIRIIGKKPA is encoded by the coding sequence ATGTCAGAAAGTTTGTACGAAAGAAATCAGCAGGGCATTGGTTTTACATTTCATAATCCGGTTATTTATCTGGATAGCTGGTTAAATAGCTGGAAAGAAGATAACCCACTCCTGGACATAGGATGTGGTCACGGAGTCAACACCCGCGAGGCCCTGGTGCATGGAGCACAGGTGGTCGCCACTGACATCGATAAACCGAACTTGTCTAAATGGCTGAATGACTTATCGGTAACTCAGCAAAAAGCGCTCGCATGCAGAGCAACAAAACTGCCAGGAAATATTCCTTTTGAAGACAGTGCCTTCTGCGGAATTCTTTGCGCTGAAGTTTTTCATTTTCTTGCCAATGAAGACGTGATTCCATCTATTAGAGAACTTTACCGAATTCTTGAACCCGGGGGCACTCTGTTGCTTACCTGTTGCTCCTGTGATGTTGCTGTGTTGCAAACGACGGGCTTGAGTAAGGAAGTACGGGAAAGCCTAAGAAAATCGCCATTAACCGTTACCTGTCAACGGGATTTTCTCAGCCTTCTGGCGCAGGCTGCAAAAACATTTAACTGCCCGGAAAAAACCGATCCGGTGTTGGCGGCACATGAACTTAATATTCCCGGAAGAGACTTTTGTTTTTTCTCTTCCGAGCAGCTGGGGTTATTAATCGAAAATGCTGGTTTTATTATCGAAGTATGCGAACAGGGTGAAGCTCCCCATTACCCGGTATGGAGTCATGGGGATCAGGATCAAATAAGAATTATTGGCAAAAAACCTGCATGA
- a CDS encoding TIGR02449 family protein: protein MKESDFIALDQKINYLVALCQKLTTENRQLRQQEQSWRAEKAKLMEKNDVARNKVEAMIQRLRSLEHES from the coding sequence ATGAAAGAATCCGATTTCATCGCCCTCGACCAGAAAATCAACTACCTGGTTGCCCTTTGTCAGAAACTGACAACTGAAAACCGGCAACTGCGACAGCAGGAGCAGTCCTGGAGAGCTGAAAAAGCGAAGTTGATGGAAAAAAACGACGTTGCACGCAATAAAGTAGAAGCGATGATTCAGCGTCTCAGGTCTTTGGAGCATGAGTCATGA
- a CDS encoding cell division protein ZapA: protein MTDKSSVTSVHILDKEYRVACPRDNQDSLHTAARYLNEKMHEIRSTGKVVGIERIAVMAALNISYELMQSRRQNEDEKQDTREHIDQLLGKLDQALSAVER, encoded by the coding sequence ATGACGGATAAATCATCAGTTACATCCGTTCATATTCTGGATAAAGAGTATCGTGTTGCCTGTCCCAGAGACAATCAGGACTCACTGCACACGGCTGCACGCTACCTGAACGAAAAAATGCATGAAATCCGCTCTACGGGTAAAGTGGTTGGTATTGAACGTATTGCTGTGATGGCGGCTCTGAATATCAGTTACGAGCTGATGCAGAGCCGTCGTCAGAATGAAGATGAAAAGCAGGACACCCGGGAGCATATTGACCAGTTGCTGGGTAAGCTGGATCAGGCACTGTCAGCTGTTGAGCGTTAA
- a CDS encoding TRAP transporter fused permease subunit encodes MSRLKQGLDYLLLALAVMLSVFQIWQGVTSTISATYFRPAHLTWVMVLIFLHYPLFKNTRIEQKNSPLMATGRWVDSGLCTLAVLAGYQIIQFDYNDINYLLFGLAKMDLIAGAVFALLLLEACRRTVGWVMVIIASIFLVYSAFGDLLPGTLATKAYSLQEIVQFQIFSSNGIFGSALGIAATTVFIFVLFGAFLEVTGAGKFFIDLAFAIAGKYRGGPAKAAVISSAGLGSISGSAIANTVTTGSITIPMMKKLGYKPEQAAGIEAAASTGGQIMPPIMGAGAFVMAQFTGVPYSDIMIASIVPALLYFFCTLLYVHIMACKLDLPTVNRTEAVLKVMKQGAHFLIPLVLITALLMMGYSPLLVGVAGCAAILVSAALRKHSRVSIAKVIEGMKAGALLALPISAACGAAGIIVGVVGQTGIGLQFTQFVMALSGGYLFTALLLISLVALILGMGLPVTAAYIVLAVIAVPLLGDFGLPLLTSHLIIFWLSQTSNVTPPIALAAFAGAGVANANPMKASVEAFKLAAGLFVIPMMMAYTGLINTTGDFLGLALATLQTATIIVAMAMTIEGYLLRKLNTWERLMSLASLPVLLLNPYGGALLGTLVVVVLVALQWRPGVEQRLQTTGKGC; translated from the coding sequence ATGAGCAGGCTTAAGCAAGGACTGGACTATTTGTTGTTGGCCTTGGCAGTAATGCTGTCAGTCTTCCAGATCTGGCAGGGTGTGACCTCCACTATTTCTGCAACGTACTTTAGGCCTGCTCACCTGACCTGGGTAATGGTGCTTATTTTTCTTCACTATCCACTGTTTAAAAACACCAGAATCGAACAAAAAAATAGCCCACTTATGGCGACTGGCCGATGGGTAGACAGTGGTTTATGTACTCTGGCCGTGCTGGCTGGATACCAGATCATCCAGTTTGACTATAACGATATTAACTACCTGCTGTTTGGCCTGGCCAAAATGGATTTGATCGCTGGTGCTGTTTTTGCACTTTTGTTATTAGAAGCCTGTCGACGTACTGTAGGTTGGGTCATGGTGATTATTGCCAGTATATTTCTGGTATACAGTGCGTTTGGTGACCTGCTTCCGGGAACACTGGCAACCAAGGCATACAGCCTTCAGGAAATAGTACAGTTCCAGATTTTTTCCAGTAACGGAATTTTTGGCTCTGCACTGGGTATTGCCGCCACAACCGTTTTTATCTTTGTATTGTTTGGTGCTTTTCTGGAAGTGACCGGGGCGGGCAAGTTCTTTATTGACCTGGCCTTTGCCATTGCCGGCAAATATCGGGGAGGTCCTGCAAAAGCTGCAGTCATCTCTTCTGCTGGATTGGGCTCAATTTCCGGATCGGCCATTGCCAACACGGTAACCACCGGTTCCATTACCATCCCAATGATGAAGAAACTGGGTTACAAGCCAGAACAGGCGGCAGGCATTGAAGCAGCAGCTTCAACCGGTGGACAGATTATGCCGCCTATTATGGGGGCCGGTGCTTTTGTGATGGCACAGTTTACGGGTGTGCCCTACAGCGACATTATGATTGCCTCCATTGTGCCGGCACTGCTTTATTTCTTCTGTACACTGCTTTATGTGCATATCATGGCCTGCAAGCTGGATTTACCGACGGTCAATCGTACAGAAGCTGTTCTTAAGGTGATGAAGCAGGGGGCTCACTTCCTGATTCCCCTGGTGCTGATTACTGCATTGTTGATGATGGGGTACTCCCCCTTGCTGGTGGGTGTGGCTGGCTGTGCAGCCATATTGGTTAGCGCCGCTTTACGCAAACACAGTCGGGTAAGTATTGCGAAGGTGATTGAAGGGATGAAGGCGGGGGCATTGCTGGCGCTTCCTATCTCTGCAGCCTGTGGTGCTGCCGGCATTATTGTGGGTGTCGTTGGGCAGACGGGCATTGGCCTGCAGTTTACCCAGTTTGTTATGGCGCTTTCCGGTGGTTATCTGTTTACTGCGTTGTTGTTGATTAGCCTTGTTGCTCTGATTCTGGGTATGGGATTACCGGTCACTGCTGCGTATATCGTACTTGCTGTGATTGCCGTGCCTTTATTGGGTGATTTCGGGTTGCCACTGTTAACCTCCCATCTGATTATTTTCTGGCTGTCACAAACCTCTAATGTAACTCCGCCCATTGCCCTGGCAGCATTTGCCGGTGCGGGTGTGGCCAATGCCAATCCAATGAAGGCTTCGGTTGAGGCATTTAAGCTTGCAGCGGGCTTATTTGTCATCCCAATGATGATGGCCTATACGGGGCTGATCAATACCACGGGCGACTTTTTGGGCCTGGCATTGGCAACCCTGCAGACGGCCACCATCATTGTTGCGATGGCGATGACCATCGAAGGCTATCTGCTAAGGAAGTTAAATACCTGGGAGAGACTGATGTCCCTGGCCAGTCTGCCTGTGCTGCTATTAAATCCATATGGAGGTGCATTGCTGGGCACTTTAGTCGTGGTTGTATTGGTTGCCCTGCAATGGCGGCCCGGGGTAGAGCAACGCCTGCAAACTACTGGCAAAGGTTGTTAA
- a CDS encoding TAXI family TRAP transporter solute-binding subunit, giving the protein MRRIAVAFAMLLPMVAFAQNYSIGTGGQSGIYYPFGGALAKVWSDEVGSINVKAEVTAASVENTIKVVRGDMLAGIAMGNVVMDAYQGEGKFPAKMPVKVLFALYPNLVHPMTLQNSDIQTLDDLKGKRVSLGAPGSGTAVTSAALLKTLGINPEKDINAVYLNYSETTNALANGQIDAGFIVGGQGVGAVTQIALTHKLRVIPVSQKERQAFIAEYPAYSEYTIPEGVYNNVPATDTLSIWNVLVVRADMADDMAYELTRAAYENMDEVRKVVNVAEATVPANAKQLAGVPLHPGAEKYLNSIQ; this is encoded by the coding sequence ATGAGACGTATAGCTGTTGCATTTGCAATGCTGTTGCCCATGGTTGCTTTCGCACAAAACTATTCCATTGGTACTGGTGGACAAAGTGGCATTTATTATCCCTTTGGTGGTGCTCTTGCCAAAGTCTGGTCGGACGAAGTCGGCAGTATCAATGTTAAAGCCGAAGTAACTGCGGCTTCCGTTGAAAACACTATTAAAGTCGTCCGTGGTGATATGCTGGCCGGCATCGCCATGGGCAATGTGGTAATGGACGCTTACCAGGGGGAGGGAAAGTTTCCTGCCAAAATGCCGGTTAAGGTGTTGTTCGCCCTTTACCCAAACCTTGTGCATCCCATGACGCTGCAAAACTCCGATATCCAGACGCTGGATGACCTGAAAGGTAAGCGTGTCTCTCTGGGAGCGCCGGGTTCCGGGACTGCCGTTACCTCGGCAGCATTGTTGAAAACTCTGGGGATTAATCCTGAAAAGGATATCAATGCCGTCTATCTCAATTACTCTGAAACCACCAATGCGTTGGCTAATGGTCAGATTGATGCTGGCTTTATTGTTGGCGGACAAGGTGTTGGTGCGGTAACCCAGATTGCTTTAACACATAAGCTGCGTGTCATTCCGGTCTCTCAGAAAGAAAGACAGGCATTTATTGCCGAGTATCCCGCTTACAGTGAATACACGATTCCTGAGGGCGTTTATAACAATGTTCCGGCAACAGACACGTTAAGTATTTGGAACGTGCTGGTGGTTCGTGCCGATATGGCCGACGACATGGCTTATGAGCTAACCCGGGCTGCCTATGAAAATATGGATGAAGTCCGCAAGGTGGTAAACGTTGCTGAAGCAACTGTTCCTGCTAATGCCAAGCAGCTGGCGGGCGTGCCTCTTCACCCGGGCGCAGAAAAGTATCTGAACAGCATTCAATAA
- a CDS encoding DUF1656 domain-containing protein, giving the protein MQKGLVLEKRLRKPSAQSANMLFDRDSGTTVSGLSPFAFLEYLMMNDWIWFGSLAFPPLFRTAFFGMILWLVLRYIYRRFSIDRWFWHTGLVELSFLIISCAITSRILSI; this is encoded by the coding sequence TTGCAGAAGGGTTTGGTGCTTGAGAAAAGGCTGAGAAAGCCGTCTGCTCAATCGGCAAATATGCTCTTCGACAGAGACTCAGGCACAACCGTTTCTGGACTCTCCCCCTTCGCCTTTCTGGAATACCTCATGATGAATGACTGGATCTGGTTTGGTTCGCTGGCCTTTCCACCGCTTTTCCGCACAGCCTTTTTCGGCATGATTCTCTGGCTGGTTCTAAGATACATCTATCGTCGTTTTTCCATTGATCGGTGGTTCTGGCACACCGGACTGGTTGAACTGTCTTTCCTGATCATCAGTTGTGCCATTACCAGCCGGATTCTGAGTATTTGA
- a CDS encoding HlyD family secretion protein → MTAFLQNWLRPVLLTVVVVAIGAYCSYYLWQTYLEAPWTRDGRLRAEIAEIAPQVSGNIVHIAVPDNGFVKKDDVILEIDPSNYRIALAQCEAELSGAKFQEEQLASNARRLDKMPPHLVSAEQVTDANLAWKAQQQAVKAAEAALSQAQLNLQRTRVRAPFDGFVANMDLRIGSWLSAGQAVLAFINRRDFFVVGYFQENRLKGVCPGAPASITFLGEDTVYPGKVTSVGRGIADSNQNTSSQLLANVDQTFPWIRLAQRIPVRVAFDQPLPEPALIAGRTTSVVVQGNWPCP, encoded by the coding sequence ATGACTGCCTTTTTGCAAAACTGGTTGCGCCCTGTCCTTTTGACCGTGGTAGTGGTCGCTATTGGCGCATACTGTTCCTATTATCTCTGGCAGACCTATCTGGAAGCTCCCTGGACCCGGGACGGACGGCTTCGGGCAGAGATCGCCGAAATCGCTCCGCAGGTGTCCGGCAACATTGTCCACATTGCCGTACCTGACAATGGCTTTGTCAAAAAGGATGACGTCATTCTGGAGATTGATCCCAGTAACTACCGTATTGCCCTGGCTCAGTGTGAGGCAGAGCTTTCCGGAGCGAAATTCCAGGAGGAACAACTGGCCAGTAACGCACGCCGTCTGGATAAGATGCCGCCACATCTGGTGAGTGCTGAGCAGGTCACCGATGCCAATCTGGCCTGGAAAGCCCAGCAGCAGGCGGTCAAGGCTGCTGAAGCGGCACTGAGTCAGGCACAGCTGAATCTGCAACGCACCCGGGTCAGGGCACCTTTTGATGGGTTTGTGGCCAATATGGATCTGCGCATCGGCAGCTGGCTGAGTGCCGGGCAAGCCGTGCTGGCATTTATCAACCGGCGTGACTTTTTTGTGGTCGGCTACTTTCAGGAGAACCGGCTTAAAGGCGTGTGCCCGGGGGCTCCGGCCAGCATCACCTTTCTCGGCGAGGATACGGTCTATCCGGGTAAGGTGACCAGTGTTGGCCGGGGCATTGCCGACAGTAACCAGAACACTAGCAGTCAGCTGCTGGCCAATGTTGACCAGACCTTTCCCTGGATTCGCCTGGCCCAGCGGATACCGGTCCGGGTGGCGTTTGACCAGCCCCTCCCTGAGCCAGCCCTGATTGCCGGACGTACCACCTCGGTGGTGGTTCAGGGTAACTGGCCTTGCCCATGA